One Rosa chinensis cultivar Old Blush chromosome 5, RchiOBHm-V2, whole genome shotgun sequence genomic region harbors:
- the LOC112202345 gene encoding protein PHLOEM PROTEIN 2-LIKE A9 — MAMTKPHWQAEKEEIIKQDEQGDNYRIKPRGLNIVWGNDERYWKIPAKRTEDPAELVQVSWLEVTGSVDELKPGKGYDLTFEVGLAGDAFGWKDIQVFLMAKVGKKGRYKWTRVKLDQDRTNERVTIPYNQKLSIDVPAGTRDTTLHFGLYEVWSGKWKGGLKIYNAKVTASP; from the exons ATGGCTATGACTAAACCTCATTGGCaagcagagaaagaagaaatcatAAAGCAGGATGAGCAG GGAGATAACTACCGTATCAAACCACGAGGACTTAATATTGTATGGGGCAATGATGAACGCTACTGGAAAATACCAGCCAAAAG GACTGAGGATCCTGCAGAGCTGGTACAGGTCTCATGGCTGGAAGTAACAGGCTCAGTTGATGAGTTGAAACCCGGGAAGGGCTATGATCTGACCTTCGAGGTGGGGCTGGCAGGAGATGCATTTGGTTGGAAAGACATACAAGTGTTCTTGATGGCAAAGGTAGGGAAAAAGGGAAGGTACAAATGGACAAGAGTTAAACTCGATCAGGATAGGACTAACGAGAGAGTTACAATTCCTTATAACCAGAAGCTTAGCATTGATGTTCCAGCTGGTACAAGGGACACCACCCTTCATTTTGGTCTGTATGAAGTGTGGAGTGGGAAATGGAAGGGAGGCTTGAAGATTTATAATGCAAAAGTAACTGCGAGTCCTTGA